Proteins from a genomic interval of Arvicanthis niloticus isolate mArvNil1 chromosome 26, mArvNil1.pat.X, whole genome shotgun sequence:
- the LOC143438904 gene encoding vomeronasal type-2 receptor 116-like isoform X7 — MKKLCAFTISFSLLKFSLILCSLTEPLCFWRIKNNVDNDGDLRSDCGFVLLAIDWPLEEDFYNHVLNFRIPTRRYEGVLVMLFATDEINKNPYLLPNISLIFSRIVGLCEDTFGLLDKIYSPQNSNFNFINYNCGIWASCDIELIGPSWMTSLKLAVTSGTLKIFFGPFNPNLSDHDQFPHVYQIATKDTCLSHGMVSLMLYFRWTWVGLVISDDDQGIQFLSNLREEMQRCGICLAFVNMIPENMQIYMTKAKIYDKQIMTSSAKVVIIYGEMNSTLEVSFRRWTYLGAQRIWITTSQWDVITNKKDFSLDFFHGTVTFEHHHSEIAKFRNFMQTMNTSMYPVDISQCMLQWNYFNCSISKRINSKMDHITFNNPVEWLALHKFDMVLHEEGYNLYNAVYAAAHTYHELILQQVESQKMTEPKGVFTDCQQIWSSV; from the exons ATGAAGAAGCTGTGTGCTTTCACTATTTCCTTCTCGCTCCTGAAGTTTTCTCTCATCTTGTGCAGTTTGACTGAACCTCTTTGCTTTTGGAGGATAAAGAATAATGTTGATAATGATGGAGATTTGAGAAGTGACTGCGGTTTTGTTCTTTTAGCAATTGACTGGCCTTTAGAAGAAGATTTTTATAATCATGTTCTCAATTTTAG AATACCAACAAGAAGATATGAGGGTGTTTTAGTAATGCTTTTTGCTACTGATGAGATCAACAAAAATCCTTATCTTTTACCCAATATTTCTTTGATATTCTCACGCATTGTTGGCCTGTGTGAAGACACTTTTGGACTTCTGGATAAAATATATTCACCACAaaacagtaattttaattttattaattataactgTGGAATATGGGCAAGCTGTGATATAGAACTTATAGGACCATCATGGATGACATCCTTAAAACTGGCAGTTACTTCTGGGACACTGAAG attttctttggaccatttaatCCTAACCTGAGTGACCATGACCAATTTCCCCATGTCTATCAGATAGCCACCAAAGACACATGTTTGTCCCATGGCATGGTCTCCTTGATGCTTTATTTTAGATGGACTTGGGTTGGACTGGTCATCTCTGATGATGACCAAGGTATTCAGTTTCTCTCAAACttgagagaagaaatgcaaaggtGTGGGATCTGTTTAGCTTTTGTGAATATGATCCCAGAAAATATGCAGATATACATGACAAAGGCTAAGATATATGATAAACAAATTATGACATCATCAGCCAAGGTTGTTATCATTTATGGTGAAATGAACTCTACCTTAGAAGTCAGCTTCAGAAGATGGACATATTTAGGTGCACAGAGAATCTGGATCACAACCTCACAATGGGATGTcatcacaaataaaaaagatttcagcCTTGATTTCTTTCATGGAACTGTCACTTTTGAACACCACCACAGTGAGATTGCTAAATTTAGGAATTTTATGCAAACAATGAACACTTCCATGTACCCAGTAGACATTTCTCAGTGTATGCTACAGTGGAATTATTTCAATTGTTCAATCTCTAAGAGGATCAATAGTAAAATGGACCATATTACATTCAACAATCCAGTGGAATGGTTAGCATTGCACAAATTTGACATGGTCCTTCATGAAGAAGGTTACAATTTGTATAATGCTGTGTATGCTGCCGCCCACACCTACCATGAACTCATTCTTCAACAAGTAGAGTCTCAGAAAATGACAGAACCCAAAGGAGTATTCACTGACTGCCAGCAG
- the LOC143438904 gene encoding vomeronasal type-2 receptor 116-like isoform X6 has protein sequence MKKLCAFTISFSLLKFSLILCSLTEPLCFWRIKNNVDNDGDLRSDCGFVLLAIDWPLEEDFYNHVLNFRIPTRRYEGVLVMLFATDEINKNPYLLPNISLIFSRIVGLCEDTFGLLDKIYSPQNSNFNFINYNCGIWASCDIELIGPSWMTSLKLAVTSGTLKIFFGPFNPNLSDHDQFPHVYQIATKDTCLSHGMVSLMLYFRWTWVGLVISDDDQGIQFLSNLREEMQRCGICLAFVNMIPENMQIYMTKAKIYDKQIMTSSAKVVIIYGEMNSTLEVSFRRWTYLGAQRIWITTSQWDVITNKKDFSLDFFHGTVTFEHHHSEIAKFRNFMQTMNTSMYPVDISQCMLQWNYFNCSISKRINSKMDHITFNNPVEWLALHKFDMVLHEEGYNLYNAVYAAAHTYHELILQQVESQKMTEPKGVFTDCQQQIWSSV, from the exons ATGAAGAAGCTGTGTGCTTTCACTATTTCCTTCTCGCTCCTGAAGTTTTCTCTCATCTTGTGCAGTTTGACTGAACCTCTTTGCTTTTGGAGGATAAAGAATAATGTTGATAATGATGGAGATTTGAGAAGTGACTGCGGTTTTGTTCTTTTAGCAATTGACTGGCCTTTAGAAGAAGATTTTTATAATCATGTTCTCAATTTTAG AATACCAACAAGAAGATATGAGGGTGTTTTAGTAATGCTTTTTGCTACTGATGAGATCAACAAAAATCCTTATCTTTTACCCAATATTTCTTTGATATTCTCACGCATTGTTGGCCTGTGTGAAGACACTTTTGGACTTCTGGATAAAATATATTCACCACAaaacagtaattttaattttattaattataactgTGGAATATGGGCAAGCTGTGATATAGAACTTATAGGACCATCATGGATGACATCCTTAAAACTGGCAGTTACTTCTGGGACACTGAAG attttctttggaccatttaatCCTAACCTGAGTGACCATGACCAATTTCCCCATGTCTATCAGATAGCCACCAAAGACACATGTTTGTCCCATGGCATGGTCTCCTTGATGCTTTATTTTAGATGGACTTGGGTTGGACTGGTCATCTCTGATGATGACCAAGGTATTCAGTTTCTCTCAAACttgagagaagaaatgcaaaggtGTGGGATCTGTTTAGCTTTTGTGAATATGATCCCAGAAAATATGCAGATATACATGACAAAGGCTAAGATATATGATAAACAAATTATGACATCATCAGCCAAGGTTGTTATCATTTATGGTGAAATGAACTCTACCTTAGAAGTCAGCTTCAGAAGATGGACATATTTAGGTGCACAGAGAATCTGGATCACAACCTCACAATGGGATGTcatcacaaataaaaaagatttcagcCTTGATTTCTTTCATGGAACTGTCACTTTTGAACACCACCACAGTGAGATTGCTAAATTTAGGAATTTTATGCAAACAATGAACACTTCCATGTACCCAGTAGACATTTCTCAGTGTATGCTACAGTGGAATTATTTCAATTGTTCAATCTCTAAGAGGATCAATAGTAAAATGGACCATATTACATTCAACAATCCAGTGGAATGGTTAGCATTGCACAAATTTGACATGGTCCTTCATGAAGAAGGTTACAATTTGTATAATGCTGTGTATGCTGCCGCCCACACCTACCATGAACTCATTCTTCAACAAGTAGAGTCTCAGAAAATGACAGAACCCAAAGGAGTATTCACTGACTGCCAGCAG